In Streptomyces sp. NBC_00306, a single genomic region encodes these proteins:
- a CDS encoding GbsR/MarR family transcriptional regulator, protein MPGGRLTQQERQQIALGLADGLPYAEIARGLDRPTSTITREVMRNGGPTTYRADLAHRATGHRTQRRRPAVPADPKTAPQAHGRDAEAVLAYEEMFTTVLMQSGLPKMMARVLVCLYTTDAGSLTASELVQRLQVSAASVSKAIAYLETQGLVRRERDDRRRERYVVDDDVWYQSMMASARANAQLVDTARQGVTVLGPGTPAGARLENIARFVDFVSESITRAAEQARDVLYTKPATTPDEEPDLSDG, encoded by the coding sequence ATGCCGGGCGGCAGGCTCACCCAGCAGGAACGCCAGCAGATCGCGCTGGGACTGGCCGACGGTCTCCCGTACGCGGAAATCGCCAGAGGCCTCGACCGGCCGACCTCGACGATCACGCGCGAGGTGATGCGCAACGGCGGGCCCACCACCTATCGCGCGGACCTCGCCCACCGCGCCACCGGACACCGCACCCAGCGCCGCCGGCCGGCAGTACCCGCGGATCCGAAGACGGCCCCGCAGGCCCACGGACGCGACGCCGAAGCGGTGCTGGCGTACGAGGAGATGTTCACGACCGTCCTCATGCAGTCCGGTCTGCCCAAGATGATGGCCCGGGTGCTTGTCTGCCTCTACACCACCGACGCGGGCAGCCTCACCGCGTCCGAACTGGTCCAGCGCCTCCAGGTCAGCGCGGCATCCGTCTCCAAGGCGATCGCCTACCTCGAAACCCAGGGGCTCGTCCGACGCGAACGCGACGACCGCCGCCGCGAGCGGTACGTCGTCGACGACGACGTCTGGTACCAGTCCATGATGGCCAGCGCCCGTGCCAACGCCCAGCTCGTGGACACGGCACGACAGGGTGTCACCGTCCTCGGCCCCGGTACCCCGGCCGGCGCCCGCCTCGAAAACATTGCCCGTTTCGTCGACTTCGTCTCCGAAAGCATCACCCGAGCCGCGGAACAGGCCCGCGACGTCCTCTACACGAAACCCGCGACGACCCCGGACGAGGAGCCCGACCTCTCCGACGGCTAG
- a CDS encoding CatB-related O-acetyltransferase, with product MPVPADPTVLHPMPGQPRVVLLKPLVKSPLIEVGEYSYYDDPDDPTAFETRNVLYHYGPEKLIIGKFCALGTGVRFIMNGANHRMDGPSTFPFPTVGGSWAEHFDLLTGLPNRGDTVVGNDVWFGNSTMVMPGVRIGHGAIIASGAVVTGDVPAYGIVGGNPARLIRTRYDDQDIARLLAVAWWDWPAEHITEHVRTIMSGSIADLEAAAPEALHG from the coding sequence ATGCCCGTGCCTGCCGACCCGACGGTCCTCCACCCGATGCCCGGGCAGCCGCGGGTGGTGCTGCTCAAGCCGCTGGTCAAGTCTCCACTGATCGAGGTCGGGGAGTACTCCTACTACGACGACCCGGACGACCCGACAGCCTTCGAGACGCGCAATGTGCTCTACCACTACGGTCCGGAGAAGCTGATCATCGGCAAGTTCTGCGCGCTGGGCACGGGAGTGCGGTTCATCATGAACGGCGCCAACCACCGGATGGACGGCCCCTCGACGTTTCCCTTCCCCACCGTGGGAGGCTCCTGGGCCGAGCACTTCGACCTGCTCACCGGTCTGCCCAACCGAGGGGACACCGTCGTCGGCAACGACGTCTGGTTCGGCAACAGCACGATGGTGATGCCCGGCGTACGGATCGGGCACGGTGCGATCATCGCCTCCGGCGCCGTGGTCACCGGCGACGTGCCCGCCTACGGCATCGTCGGCGGCAACCCGGCCCGTCTCATCCGCACCCGCTACGACGACCAGGACATCGCCAGGCTGTTGGCGGTGGCCTGGTGGGACTGGCCCGCGGAGCACATCACCGAGCATGTGCGGACGATCATGTCGGGCAGCATCGCCGATCTCGAAGCTGCCGCCCCGGAGGCCCTGCACGGCTGA
- a CDS encoding ferredoxin, which yields MRLVVDLNRCQGYAQCAFLAPDVFTMHGDEGLLYNPQADAEHKDHVARAVAACPVQAILVEGLDDLGAPAPVEEASHGR from the coding sequence ATGAGGCTTGTCGTCGATCTGAACCGCTGCCAGGGATACGCGCAGTGCGCGTTTCTCGCACCCGACGTCTTCACCATGCATGGCGACGAGGGACTGCTGTACAACCCGCAGGCCGACGCCGAGCACAAGGATCACGTCGCGCGTGCCGTAGCCGCGTGCCCCGTCCAGGCCATCCTCGTCGAGGGCCTGGACGACCTGGGCGCCCCGGCTCCCGTCGAGGAGGCGTCCCATGGACGGTGA
- a CDS encoding NAD(P)/FAD-dependent oxidoreductase — translation MDGEHQLEWLRREGRIVIVGASLAGLRAAETLREEGFAGSLTLIGDEPYEPYDRPPLSKQVLLGKATADRTALPRRRDPQAQWRLGVAATGLDMAARRVKLADGDEVPYDRLLIATGVRARPWPNEVEAELDGVFVLRTCDDAARLESRLSQGPRRVLVIGAGFTGSEIASACRERDIPVTVAERADAPLVGALGGVIGDVAAQLQRENGVDLRTGVMVTSLEGDSAGRVRSAHLSDGSEIEADIVVVSLGATRNTEWLAGSGLGAGPRGIACDAGCRAFDIRGIVTDDVFVAGDVARSPHPLFSYQFLSLEHWGNAVSQADTAAHNMISAAADRRPHMWVPAFWSSQFGVNIKSVGVPSMGEEILISQGALADRKFTGMYGYQGRVIGAVTFDNSRWLPFYQRLIESTAPFPPPFATMDRRSDGQRPLPADFPDPSVPTHTPTVTLSGYSPADRRMVFTPGR, via the coding sequence ATGGACGGTGAGCACCAGCTGGAATGGTTGAGACGCGAGGGACGGATCGTGATCGTCGGCGCGTCACTGGCCGGTCTGAGGGCCGCTGAGACGCTGCGGGAGGAAGGCTTCGCCGGGTCGCTGACCCTCATCGGCGACGAGCCGTACGAGCCGTACGACCGGCCGCCCCTGTCCAAGCAGGTCCTGCTGGGCAAGGCGACCGCCGACCGCACCGCGCTTCCCCGGCGACGGGACCCGCAGGCGCAGTGGCGCCTCGGGGTCGCGGCCACCGGTCTCGACATGGCGGCCAGGCGGGTGAAACTCGCCGACGGCGACGAGGTGCCGTACGACCGGTTGCTGATCGCGACCGGTGTGCGGGCCCGTCCGTGGCCGAACGAGGTTGAGGCGGAGCTCGACGGGGTCTTCGTGCTGCGCACCTGTGACGACGCGGCCCGGCTGGAGAGCCGGCTCTCCCAGGGACCACGCAGGGTGCTGGTGATCGGGGCGGGATTCACGGGCTCGGAAATCGCCTCCGCATGCCGGGAGCGGGACATCCCCGTCACCGTCGCGGAACGCGCCGACGCCCCTCTGGTCGGTGCTCTCGGTGGCGTGATCGGCGATGTCGCCGCACAGCTCCAGCGGGAGAACGGCGTGGACCTGCGCACCGGCGTCATGGTCACCTCGCTGGAGGGTGACTCCGCGGGACGCGTGCGTTCGGCCCATCTGTCCGACGGCAGCGAGATCGAGGCGGACATCGTCGTGGTCTCGCTCGGCGCCACCCGGAACACGGAGTGGCTGGCGGGATCAGGGCTGGGCGCGGGCCCCCGTGGCATCGCCTGCGACGCGGGATGCCGAGCCTTCGACATCCGGGGCATCGTGACCGACGACGTCTTCGTCGCCGGCGACGTGGCGAGGTCCCCGCATCCGCTGTTCAGCTACCAGTTCCTCTCCCTGGAGCACTGGGGCAACGCCGTGTCGCAGGCCGACACCGCCGCCCACAACATGATCAGCGCCGCCGCGGACCGTCGCCCGCACATGTGGGTGCCGGCCTTCTGGTCCTCCCAGTTCGGCGTGAACATCAAGTCGGTCGGCGTGCCGTCCATGGGCGAGGAGATCCTGATCAGCCAGGGAGCGCTGGCGGACCGCAAGTTCACGGGCATGTACGGCTACCAGGGGCGCGTCATCGGCGCCGTCACCTTCGACAACTCGCGCTGGCTGCCGTTCTACCAGCGGCTGATCGAGTCGACCGCGCCGTTCCCGCCGCCGTTCGCGACGATGGACAGGCGGTCCGACGGGCAACGCCCGCTCCCGGCGGACTTTCCGGACCCCTCCGTGCCCACCCACACGCCGACCGTCACCCTCAGTGGCTACTCGCCCGCCGACCGGCGGATGGTCTTCACCCCCGGCCGATGA